One part of the Streptomyces ferrugineus genome encodes these proteins:
- a CDS encoding PHP domain-containing protein: protein MTEQQLPTWADPSVSPADLDPQGVSRRGLLRRAGLFGAAFALGSAAVPAAASDRRPGGDDPRLAYLVGDHHIHTVYSHDAKYTFSQLAAAGAEYGLDWMVFTEHSNFGHAKYGAPLEHREILKARAENPRQLIFQGLEWYIPAAEHCTVFAAPGRHEVDLLTEFESAYDGKLLGYDKGGPADADTARNEAHAVKAIQWLAEQRRTGRVDDVLVLANHPLRLGIDSPHEMRDWRDAAPEIMIGMEGAPGAQGAAIPGWRGATSIRGEYENKPSNQSWPGYPAEAYLTYGGFDWATATVGGLWDSMLAEGRLFSITTNSDAHRIVFDTWKNGDWPAGQNFDNTGRLPDPVNTDTPQPGSDFWPGQFSRTHVGVTRYGYRAVMAGLRAGRVWLDHGHLLDGLDVRLKRDCDHGRGVTLGGRLRVRKGEKLTLQVTVTTASRPNSQGILPELAHVDVIRGAVRGPVTDRDAWQAPGTRVAATKDVSGRKGTYTLRIPLTAGGESFYVRLRGSDGNRNGAGYLGASVDPHGPIPHEPGNGDPWADTWFYSNPIFVDVAGA from the coding sequence ATGACCGAGCAGCAGTTGCCCACCTGGGCCGATCCCTCCGTCTCCCCCGCCGACCTCGATCCGCAGGGCGTCTCCAGACGCGGGCTCCTGCGCCGCGCGGGCCTGTTCGGCGCCGCGTTCGCGCTGGGCTCCGCGGCCGTGCCGGCGGCCGCGTCCGACCGGCGTCCGGGCGGCGACGACCCGCGGCTCGCCTACCTCGTGGGCGACCACCACATCCACACCGTCTACAGCCACGACGCGAAGTACACGTTCTCCCAACTGGCCGCGGCGGGCGCCGAGTACGGCCTGGACTGGATGGTGTTCACCGAGCACTCCAACTTCGGGCACGCCAAGTACGGCGCGCCGCTGGAGCACCGGGAGATCCTCAAGGCGCGTGCCGAGAACCCGCGCCAGCTGATCTTCCAGGGCCTGGAGTGGTACATCCCGGCCGCCGAGCACTGCACGGTCTTCGCCGCGCCCGGCCGCCACGAGGTGGATCTGCTCACCGAGTTCGAGAGCGCCTACGACGGCAAGCTCCTCGGCTACGACAAGGGCGGCCCCGCCGACGCGGACACCGCCCGCAACGAGGCCCACGCGGTCAAGGCGATCCAGTGGCTGGCCGAGCAGCGCCGCACGGGCCGGGTGGACGACGTCCTGGTCCTCGCCAACCACCCGCTGCGCCTCGGCATCGACTCCCCGCACGAGATGCGCGATTGGCGCGACGCGGCCCCCGAGATCATGATCGGCATGGAGGGCGCGCCCGGCGCCCAGGGCGCGGCGATCCCCGGCTGGCGCGGTGCGACGTCGATCCGCGGCGAGTACGAGAACAAGCCGTCGAACCAGTCCTGGCCCGGCTACCCGGCGGAGGCGTACCTGACCTACGGCGGCTTCGACTGGGCGACCGCGACGGTGGGCGGTCTGTGGGACTCGATGCTGGCCGAGGGCAGGCTGTTCTCGATCACCACGAACTCCGACGCCCACCGCATCGTCTTCGACACCTGGAAGAACGGCGACTGGCCGGCGGGCCAGAACTTCGACAACACGGGCAGGCTCCCCGACCCGGTGAACACCGACACCCCGCAGCCGGGCAGCGACTTCTGGCCGGGCCAGTTCAGCCGTACCCACGTCGGCGTCACCCGCTACGGCTACCGCGCGGTGATGGCGGGCCTGCGCGCGGGCCGGGTCTGGCTGGACCACGGGCATCTGCTGGACGGCCTCGACGTGCGCCTGAAGCGGGACTGCGACCACGGCCGGGGCGTCACGCTGGGCGGCCGGCTGCGGGTCCGCAAGGGCGAGAAGCTCACGCTGCAGGTGACGGTGACGACGGCCTCCCGCCCCAACTCCCAGGGGATTCTGCCGGAGTTGGCGCATGTGGACGTCATCCGGGGCGCGGTGCGCGGACCGGTGACCGACCGGGACGCGTGGCAGGCGCCCGGCACCAGGGTGGCGGCGACGAAGGACGTCTCCGGCCGCAAGGGGACGTACACCCTGCGCATCCCGCTGACCGCGGGCGGCGAGTCCTTCTACGTCCGGCTGCGCGGCAGCGACGGCAACCGCAACGGCGCGGGCTACCTCGGCGCCTCGGTCGACCCGCACGGCCCGATCCCGCACGAGCCCGGGAACGGTGACCCGTGGGCGGATACGTGGTTCTATTCGAACCCCATATTCGTCGACGTGGCAGGAGCCTGA
- a CDS encoding MaoC family dehydratase, which yields MSITVNGLDELKKLAGSDLGASEWIEVTQERINTFADATGDHQWIHVDPEKAAEGPFGAPIAHGYLTLSLFIPLFTELLDVQGVTTKVNYGLNKVRFPSPVKVGSRIRLVGRLAEVEEVPGGVQITVDGTIEIDGGGKPAAVLQSLSRFYA from the coding sequence ATGAGCATCACCGTGAACGGCCTCGACGAACTGAAGAAGCTGGCCGGCAGCGACCTCGGCGCCAGTGAGTGGATCGAGGTCACCCAGGAGCGCATCAACACCTTCGCCGACGCCACGGGCGACCACCAGTGGATCCACGTGGACCCCGAGAAGGCCGCCGAGGGACCCTTCGGCGCCCCCATCGCCCACGGCTACCTCACCCTCTCCCTCTTCATCCCCCTGTTCACCGAGCTGCTCGACGTCCAGGGCGTCACCACGAAGGTCAACTACGGCCTGAACAAGGTGCGTTTCCCCTCGCCCGTCAAGGTCGGCTCCCGTATCCGCCTGGTCGGAAGGCTCGCGGAGGTCGAGGAGGTGCCGGGCGGGGTGCAGATCACCGTCGACGGCACGATAGAGATCGACGGCGGCGGGAAGCCCGCCGCCGTCCTGCAGAGCCTGTCGCGGTTCTACGCCTGA
- the menE gene encoding o-succinylbenzoate--CoA ligase — translation MRNEGLGSWPARRARKTPHRTALIHGGQSTDYATLHLRTTRLAHALRERGVRRGDRIAYLGPNHPSYLETLFAAGTLGAVFVPLNTRLAGPEIAYQLADSGAKALVYAPSHAGLVAGLPGGTDVRTYVEVGPEYEAALASASPEPIDTPVTPDDTCIIMYTSGTTGRPKGAMLTHGNIIWNALNVLVDIDLIADERALVSAPLFHTAGLNMLTLPVLLKGGTCVLVEAFDPDATFDLIEGHRITFMFGVPTMFDQIARHPRWPNADLSSLRILTCGGSPVPTPLIAAYQKRGLTFLQGYGMTEAAPGTLFLDAEHAVSKAGSAGVPHFFSDVRVVRPDLTPVDVGENGEVVVSGPHVMPGYWGLPEETAASFADGWFRSGDAARVDEDGYVFIVDRIKDMIISGGENIYPAEIEDLLLAHPDIVECAVIGVPDDKWGEVPRAVVVPREGTSPDPDEILASLSGRLAKYKIPKSVVLADELPRTASGKLLKSRVRTRYGNS, via the coding sequence ATGCGCAACGAGGGACTGGGGTCATGGCCCGCACGCCGGGCCCGCAAGACCCCGCACCGCACGGCCCTGATCCACGGCGGCCAGTCCACGGACTACGCCACCCTGCACCTGCGCACGACCCGACTCGCCCACGCCCTGCGCGAGCGGGGTGTCCGGCGCGGCGACCGCATCGCCTACCTCGGCCCGAACCACCCCTCCTACCTGGAGACCCTGTTCGCGGCCGGCACGCTCGGCGCGGTCTTCGTGCCCCTCAACACCCGCCTGGCCGGCCCCGAGATCGCCTACCAGCTCGCCGACTCCGGGGCCAAGGCCCTGGTCTACGCCCCGTCTCATGCCGGACTGGTCGCGGGACTCCCCGGCGGCACCGACGTCCGTACCTACGTCGAAGTCGGCCCCGAATACGAGGCGGCACTCGCCTCGGCCTCCCCGGAGCCCATCGACACCCCGGTCACCCCGGACGACACCTGCATCATCATGTACACCTCGGGGACGACCGGCCGCCCCAAGGGCGCGATGCTCACCCACGGCAACATCATCTGGAACGCCCTCAACGTCCTCGTCGACATCGACCTCATCGCCGACGAACGCGCCCTGGTCTCCGCCCCGTTGTTCCACACGGCGGGACTGAACATGCTGACCCTGCCGGTACTGCTCAAGGGCGGTACCTGCGTCCTGGTCGAGGCCTTCGACCCGGACGCCACCTTCGACCTGATCGAAGGCCACCGGATCACCTTCATGTTCGGCGTGCCGACCATGTTCGACCAGATCGCCCGCCACCCCCGCTGGCCGAACGCGGACCTGTCGTCCCTGCGCATCCTGACCTGCGGCGGCTCCCCGGTCCCGACACCGCTGATCGCCGCCTACCAGAAGCGCGGCCTGACCTTCCTCCAGGGCTACGGCATGACGGAGGCCGCCCCGGGGACGCTGTTCCTGGACGCCGAGCACGCGGTCAGCAAGGCCGGTTCGGCGGGCGTACCGCACTTCTTCAGCGATGTCCGCGTCGTACGGCCGGACCTCACCCCCGTCGACGTCGGCGAGAACGGCGAGGTCGTGGTCAGCGGCCCGCATGTGATGCCCGGCTACTGGGGGCTGCCCGAGGAGACCGCCGCCTCCTTCGCGGACGGCTGGTTCCGCAGCGGGGACGCGGCCCGCGTCGACGAGGACGGCTATGTCTTCATCGTCGACCGCATCAAGGACATGATCATCTCCGGTGGCGAGAACATCTACCCCGCCGAGATCGAGGACCTCCTCCTCGCCCACCCCGACATCGTCGAGTGCGCGGTGATCGGGGTGCCCGACGACAAGTGGGGCGAGGTGCCGCGCGCGGTCGTCGTCCCCCGCGAGGGAACCAGCCCCGACCCGGACGAGATCCTCGCGTCCCTCTCCGGCCGGCTCGCCAAGTACAAGATCCCGAAGTCGGTGGTCCTCGCGGACGAACTCCCGCGCACCGCCTCCGGGAAGCTCCTCAAGTCCCGTGTCCGCACCCGGTACGGCAACAGTTAA
- a CDS encoding amidohydrolase family protein yields MDLDELVAIDVHTHAEVSSKGHSSLDDDLHDASSAYFKVEGKRKPTLQETAAYYRERKMAAVIFTVDAESATGTPPVPNEEVAEAAAANADVLIPFASIDPFRGKAGVRQARRLVEEYGVRGFKFHPSIQGFFPNDRSVAYDLYEVIEETGTIALFHTGQTGIGAGVPGGGGIRLKYSNPLHVDDVAADFPHLKIILAHPSFPWQDEALAVATHKPGVHIDLSGWSPKYFPPQLVQYANTLLKDKVLFGSDFPVLTPDRWLADFAKLSIKDEVRPKILKENAARLLGLTKP; encoded by the coding sequence ATGGATCTCGACGAACTGGTCGCGATCGACGTCCACACCCATGCGGAGGTCTCCTCCAAGGGCCACTCCTCCCTGGACGACGACCTGCACGACGCCTCCTCCGCCTACTTCAAGGTCGAGGGCAAGCGGAAGCCGACCCTTCAGGAGACGGCCGCCTACTACCGCGAGCGGAAGATGGCCGCCGTGATCTTCACGGTCGACGCCGAGTCCGCCACGGGCACCCCGCCGGTCCCGAACGAGGAGGTCGCCGAGGCGGCCGCCGCCAACGCGGACGTGCTGATCCCGTTCGCCTCCATCGACCCCTTCCGCGGAAAGGCGGGCGTGCGGCAGGCCCGTCGCCTGGTCGAGGAGTACGGGGTGCGGGGCTTCAAGTTCCACCCCAGCATCCAGGGCTTCTTCCCCAACGACCGCTCGGTGGCGTACGACCTCTACGAGGTGATCGAGGAGACGGGCACCATCGCCCTGTTCCACACCGGCCAGACCGGCATCGGAGCGGGAGTGCCCGGCGGGGGCGGCATCCGCCTGAAGTACTCCAACCCCCTGCACGTGGACGACGTGGCGGCCGACTTCCCGCATCTGAAGATCATCCTGGCGCATCCGTCCTTCCCCTGGCAGGACGAGGCCCTGGCGGTGGCGACCCACAAGCCGGGCGTCCACATCGACCTGTCCGGCTGGTCGCCCAAGTACTTCCCGCCCCAGCTGGTGCAGTACGCGAACACCCTGCTGAAGGACAAGGTCCTCTTCGGCTCCGACTTCCCCGTCCTCACCCCCGACCGCTGGCTCGCCGACTTCGCCAAGCTGTCGATCAAGGACGAGGTCCGGCCGAAGATCCTCAAGGAGAACGCCGCCCGGCTGCTCGGGCTGACGAAACCGTAA
- a CDS encoding SDR family NAD(P)-dependent oxidoreductase: MSSIDLTGKAAVVTGSGRGLGLAYAHALAAHGARVVVNDIDEAVAEAAVKSITEAGGTAVAEVVPVGTTEAADRLVNRAVEEFGRLDILVTNAGILRDRVLWKMTDDDFDAVITTHLKGTFTCARAAAVRMREQGEGGSLILVGSPAGQRGNFGQTNYSAAKAGIAAMARTWSMELGRAGITVNAIVPVAATAMTETIPAFAPYIEAMKNGEPLPDFLRKGEGFGTPEDCAALVPFLASEAARGVTGQCIGIGGDKVALWSHPQEIAAAFADGGWSPATLADVWPTSVGAELQSVGVPAPKFPEA, from the coding sequence GTGTCCAGCATCGATCTCACCGGCAAGGCCGCCGTCGTCACCGGCAGCGGCCGGGGCCTCGGCCTCGCCTACGCCCACGCCCTGGCCGCCCACGGGGCCCGCGTGGTCGTCAACGACATCGACGAGGCCGTGGCGGAGGCGGCCGTGAAGTCCATCACCGAGGCGGGCGGCACCGCCGTCGCCGAGGTCGTCCCGGTCGGCACCACCGAGGCCGCGGACCGGCTCGTGAACCGCGCGGTCGAGGAGTTCGGGCGGCTCGACATCCTGGTCACCAACGCGGGCATCCTGCGCGACAGGGTGCTGTGGAAGATGACCGACGACGACTTCGACGCGGTGATCACCACCCACCTCAAGGGCACCTTCACCTGCGCCCGCGCCGCCGCCGTCCGCATGCGCGAGCAGGGCGAGGGCGGCAGCCTCATCCTGGTCGGCTCCCCAGCCGGACAGCGCGGCAACTTCGGGCAGACCAACTACTCCGCCGCCAAGGCGGGCATCGCCGCCATGGCCCGCACCTGGTCGATGGAGCTGGGCCGCGCGGGCATCACCGTCAACGCGATCGTGCCGGTCGCCGCGACCGCGATGACCGAGACCATCCCCGCCTTCGCGCCCTACATCGAGGCGATGAAGAACGGCGAGCCGCTGCCGGACTTCCTGCGCAAGGGCGAGGGCTTCGGCACCCCCGAGGACTGCGCCGCCCTCGTCCCCTTCCTGGCCTCCGAGGCGGCCCGGGGCGTGACCGGACAGTGCATCGGCATCGGCGGCGACAAGGTGGCACTCTGGTCGCATCCGCAGGAGATCGCGGCCGCGTTCGCGGACGGCGGCTGGAGCCCGGCGACCCTGGCCGACGTCTGGCCCACCTCGGTCGGCGCCGAACTCCAGTCGGTCGGCGTCCCGGCGCCCAAGTTCCCGGAGGCGTGA
- a CDS encoding MarR family winged helix-turn-helix transcriptional regulator: protein MRGLHADTGYLLYRLGLRSGQLFNTFLQESGLRLRHYALLRFLTTTPGALQRELSASLGYDPSAIVGLVDDLEKLGFAERRPSPDDRRSRIVVLTDDGRAFLRDTDEAGQRVTNELVQPLDAAEREQLHTLLQKVAESGLG, encoded by the coding sequence ATGCGGGGACTGCACGCGGACACGGGCTATCTGCTGTACCGGCTCGGCCTGCGCTCCGGCCAACTCTTCAACACCTTCCTCCAGGAGTCGGGCCTGCGCCTGCGCCACTACGCGCTGCTGCGGTTCCTCACCACCACCCCGGGCGCCCTCCAGCGCGAGCTGAGCGCCTCGCTCGGCTACGACCCGAGTGCGATCGTCGGCCTGGTCGACGACCTGGAGAAGCTGGGCTTCGCCGAGCGGCGCCCCTCCCCCGACGACCGCCGCAGCCGGATCGTCGTCCTGACCGACGACGGCCGTGCCTTCCTGCGGGACACCGACGAGGCCGGGCAGCGCGTCACCAACGAGCTGGTCCAGCCCCTCGACGCCGCCGAGCGCGAGCAGCTGCACACGCTGCTCCAGAAAGTCGCCGAATCCGGACTGGGGTGA